The following coding sequences lie in one Silvanigrella aquatica genomic window:
- the tsf gene encoding translation elongation factor Ts encodes MATVTAQMVKELREMTLAGMSDCKKALDAAEGDMDKAVVILREKGLASAAKKASRAASEGIVSTVVDNNNLGFVFEVNCETDFVTKNDGFQAFVSNLQTLISAAKPADLETLLNAKYDATGSVKDAATALVAQIGENITVRRFARVGSGKNFVTSYVHGGGKIGVVVELSGTGIESQNANQALNELGKDVALQAAAMKPQYLNEQEIPAETIKAEEDIIRNKFLQQGKPEAALAKIVPSSIKTWFKEICLVDQLFVKDDSKSVAAHVSEVGKKLGINDLKVTSFIRLELGQGVEKKAEDFAAEVAATVAAAAKN; translated from the coding sequence ATGGCTACAGTAACAGCTCAAATGGTTAAAGAATTACGTGAAATGACCCTTGCTGGTATGTCCGATTGCAAAAAGGCACTGGACGCTGCGGAAGGCGACATGGATAAAGCGGTTGTTATCCTTCGTGAAAAAGGCTTAGCAAGTGCTGCTAAAAAAGCATCACGCGCGGCAAGTGAAGGTATTGTTTCTACAGTTGTAGACAACAACAACTTAGGTTTCGTATTCGAAGTGAACTGCGAAACTGACTTCGTTACTAAAAATGATGGTTTCCAAGCTTTTGTCAGCAACCTACAAACTTTAATTAGTGCTGCTAAACCAGCTGATTTAGAAACTCTTCTAAACGCAAAATACGACGCTACAGGAAGTGTTAAAGACGCGGCAACAGCTCTTGTTGCACAAATTGGCGAAAACATCACAGTTCGTCGTTTTGCACGCGTAGGCAGTGGTAAAAACTTTGTGACTTCCTATGTTCACGGCGGTGGAAAAATTGGCGTTGTTGTTGAGCTCTCAGGCACAGGCATTGAAAGCCAAAACGCTAACCAAGCTTTAAATGAACTTGGTAAAGACGTTGCTTTACAAGCAGCCGCAATGAAACCACAATATTTAAATGAACAAGAAATTCCTGCTGAGACAATCAAGGCAGAAGAAGATATTATCCGCAATAAATTCCTTCAACAAGGAAAACCAGAAGCGGCTCTTGCTAAAATCGTTCCGAGCAGCATCAAGACATGGTTCAAAGAAATTTGCCTTGTCGATCAACTTTTCGTTAAAGACGACAGCAAATCCGTTGCCGCTCATGTTTCCGAAGTTGGTAAAAAACTTGGAATCAATGACTTGAAAGTCACTTCTTTCATTCGTCTTGAGCTTGGCCAAGGCGTTGAGAAAAAAGCAGAAGACTTTGCTGCGGAAGTAGCAGCAACTGTGGCAGCGGCTGCTAAAAATTAA
- the rpsB gene encoding 30S ribosomal protein S2, with translation MSIEVQMRDLLDSGVHFGHQVRRWNPKMRPFIYGERNGIHIIDLQKTQKLFKNALSFVEQTVTEGGHILFVATKKQAQEIIVEEAERAGMFHIHHRWLGGMMTNWQTVRSSITKLKRIEKMASDGTYESITKREVALKERLRIKLERSLGGIKNMPGLPSAIFVIDAKKEFTAIAEANRLGIPVIAVTDTNSDPNGVDYIIPGNDDSLKAIKLYASLIADAAISGKQRRKAEFNKEDSSFSSESGRSQVKVKRLKSRDEDEAN, from the coding sequence ATGTCTATTGAAGTTCAAATGCGCGACCTCCTCGATTCTGGTGTACACTTTGGCCACCAAGTACGTCGCTGGAATCCAAAAATGCGTCCCTTCATTTACGGTGAGCGCAATGGAATCCACATCATTGACCTACAAAAAACACAAAAATTATTTAAAAACGCGCTTTCCTTCGTAGAACAAACTGTTACTGAAGGCGGACACATTCTTTTCGTTGCGACTAAAAAGCAAGCTCAAGAAATCATTGTTGAAGAAGCTGAAAGAGCAGGAATGTTCCACATCCACCACCGTTGGCTCGGCGGGATGATGACAAACTGGCAGACAGTACGCTCCAGTATTACAAAGCTCAAACGCATTGAAAAAATGGCAAGCGACGGAACCTACGAAAGCATTACAAAACGCGAAGTAGCTCTTAAAGAGCGCCTTCGTATTAAGCTTGAGCGTTCTCTTGGTGGTATCAAAAACATGCCAGGACTTCCTTCTGCTATTTTCGTTATCGACGCTAAAAAAGAATTTACTGCCATTGCGGAAGCAAACCGCTTAGGAATTCCTGTTATTGCCGTTACTGATACAAACAGCGATCCAAACGGAGTTGACTATATCATTCCTGGTAATGACGACAGTCTTAAAGCAATTAAGCTCTATGCGAGTCTCATCGCTGATGCTGCTATTTCCGGCAAACAGCGCCGTAAAGCAGAATTTAACAAGGAAGATTCTTCCTTTTCTTCTGAAAGCGGACGTTCCCAAGTTAAGGTAAAACGCCTTAAGTCTCGCGACGAAGACGAAGCTAACTAA
- the thrS gene encoding threonine--tRNA ligase produces the protein MSSIQIFLPDGSSRSLPSPATVLDVAKSISSGLAKSALAGKINGQLVDLDFPLKDGVKVEILTDRTPEGLEIIRHSTVHVMAMAIQELFPGTQITIGPVVENQFYYDIYPKEGIKIGTNDFPLIEKKMQEIVAQNIPFVKRIVSREEAVAHFNKIGEKFKVEIVKDLPADSEIKIYAIGHWDDLCRGPHVSSTGKLGIFKLMSVAGAYWRANKDNEQLVRIYGTAWANKKDLDGYLNMLEEAKKRDHVLLGRQLNLFTLMSDIAPGAAFFFPNGSKLFTLLQNYIRVKWAKFGFQEIQSPQVMNVNLWKVSGHYEKYRDDMYIFKDDHDDEFGIKPMSCPGHVRMFMVGQKSYRDLPLRYGEFGVVHRNELSGTLHGLTRVRRITQDDGHIFCMLNQVQSEIISALQFVKEAYADLGFNEVVYMLSTRPENRMGAEEVWDIAEKALEDSLKASGVNFQINPGDGAFYGPKIDFKVKDAIGRMHQCATIQLDFQMPARFGIAYQAANNTQETPVMIHRAVLGSVERFLGIFIEHCAGHFPIGLAPVQCRVVTVTEAQEDYARKVTNFLKMNGVRVEVDFSNDKLGAKIRDAQLLKIPYMLVIGDKEVQTNTLTARYRDGKNLAPMSPEDFLNFVKAESGVFWGLDTNQK, from the coding sequence GTGAGTTCAATTCAAATATTTCTTCCTGATGGATCTTCTCGTTCTTTGCCATCTCCTGCAACGGTATTAGATGTTGCAAAAAGTATCAGCTCAGGCCTTGCAAAAAGTGCTCTTGCTGGAAAAATAAATGGACAATTGGTTGATCTCGACTTTCCTTTAAAAGACGGTGTAAAAGTCGAAATATTAACCGATCGCACGCCAGAAGGTCTTGAAATTATAAGACACTCTACGGTTCACGTCATGGCCATGGCGATTCAGGAGCTTTTTCCTGGCACACAAATTACCATTGGCCCTGTGGTAGAAAATCAGTTTTATTATGATATTTATCCTAAAGAAGGAATAAAAATTGGCACAAATGATTTCCCCTTAATTGAGAAAAAAATGCAGGAAATTGTTGCGCAAAATATTCCTTTCGTAAAAAGAATTGTTTCAAGGGAAGAAGCTGTTGCCCATTTCAATAAAATTGGTGAAAAATTTAAAGTTGAAATAGTCAAAGATTTACCTGCAGACAGTGAAATTAAAATATATGCTATTGGACACTGGGATGATTTGTGTCGCGGTCCCCATGTTTCCTCTACAGGAAAACTCGGTATTTTTAAATTAATGAGCGTTGCTGGTGCTTATTGGCGTGCCAATAAAGATAATGAACAATTGGTTCGTATCTATGGGACTGCTTGGGCTAATAAAAAAGATCTTGATGGCTATTTAAATATGCTTGAAGAAGCCAAAAAACGCGATCATGTTTTATTAGGGCGGCAACTAAATTTATTTACATTAATGAGTGATATTGCTCCGGGTGCAGCATTCTTTTTTCCAAATGGATCAAAATTATTTACACTATTACAAAATTACATCCGTGTAAAATGGGCAAAATTTGGTTTTCAAGAAATTCAAAGTCCACAGGTTATGAATGTGAACTTATGGAAAGTAAGTGGTCACTACGAAAAATATCGTGATGATATGTATATTTTTAAAGATGATCATGACGATGAATTTGGAATTAAACCTATGAGTTGTCCCGGACATGTGCGCATGTTTATGGTAGGACAAAAATCATATCGTGATTTGCCGTTACGTTATGGCGAGTTTGGCGTTGTTCACCGCAATGAATTGAGCGGTACTTTACATGGTTTAACGCGTGTGCGTCGTATTACTCAAGACGATGGTCATATTTTTTGTATGTTGAATCAGGTGCAATCTGAAATTATTTCTGCACTGCAATTTGTAAAAGAAGCTTATGCCGATCTTGGTTTCAATGAAGTGGTATATATGCTTTCAACCCGCCCTGAAAACAGAATGGGCGCTGAAGAAGTTTGGGATATTGCGGAAAAAGCATTGGAAGACTCTTTAAAAGCTTCGGGCGTGAATTTTCAAATTAACCCTGGTGATGGTGCTTTTTATGGTCCCAAAATTGACTTTAAAGTGAAAGATGCCATTGGGCGTATGCACCAGTGTGCTACTATTCAGCTCGATTTCCAAATGCCAGCACGTTTTGGAATTGCCTACCAGGCGGCTAATAATACACAGGAAACCCCTGTAATGATCCACCGTGCCGTTTTAGGTTCTGTGGAGCGTTTTTTAGGAATTTTTATTGAACATTGTGCAGGGCATTTTCCTATTGGCTTAGCTCCCGTGCAATGTCGTGTTGTTACGGTAACAGAAGCACAAGAAGATTATGCTCGTAAAGTAACAAATTTCTTAAAAATGAACGGTGTCCGTGTAGAAGTTGACTTTAGCAACGATAAATTAGGTGCAAAAATTCGTGATGCTCAGTTGCTAAAAATACCTTATATGCTTGTCATTGGCGATAAAGAAGTACAAACCAATACGCTTACGGCGCGTTATCGCGATGGGAAAAATTTAGCACCTATGTCACCAGAAGATTTTCTCAATTTCGTTAAAGCGGAAAGTGGCGTTTTCTGGGGACTTGATACAAACCAAAAATAA
- a CDS encoding peptidylprolyl isomerase, giving the protein MINLLMKTSHGDISIELNDEKSPMTVANFVNYVTSQHFDGSIFHRVIPGFMIQGGGYDLSMKEKATNNPIENEAKNGLSNDRGTLAMARTNDPHSATAQFFINLTNNDFLNNRGEQWGYAVFGKVTAGMEVVDAIAKVKTGNSGFHRDVPVTPVVIESVKVVELN; this is encoded by the coding sequence ATGATTAATTTATTAATGAAAACAAGCCATGGAGATATTTCCATTGAATTAAATGATGAAAAATCACCAATGACTGTAGCAAATTTTGTAAATTATGTTACGTCACAACATTTTGATGGTTCTATTTTCCACCGCGTTATTCCTGGTTTTATGATCCAAGGTGGTGGATACGATTTGAGCATGAAAGAAAAAGCAACAAATAATCCTATTGAAAATGAAGCTAAAAATGGATTAAGCAATGATCGTGGTACTTTAGCTATGGCTCGTACTAACGATCCCCATTCTGCTACGGCGCAATTTTTTATTAACTTAACTAATAACGATTTTTTAAACAATCGTGGTGAGCAATGGGGCTATGCTGTTTTTGGTAAAGTGACAGCAGGTATGGAAGTTGTTGACGCTATTGCTAAAGTAAAAACAGGTAACAGCGGTTTTCACAGGGACGTTCCTGTGACTCCTGTTGTTATTGAATCTGTTAAAGTTGTAGAATTAAATTAA
- a CDS encoding adenosine deaminase: protein MEELIKKIPKAELHLHIEGTLEPELMLKIAKRNNIQLPFYNISEVKKLYDFNNLQSFLDIYYKSTNVLQNKQDFYDLTYSYLQRVQLDGVRHVEIFFDPQSHTSRGIAFSEVIEGIYEALVQGKKDFNISFFLIMSFLRHLSEEDALHTLEQSLPYKNYIKAVGLDSSEQGNPPSKFKNLFQKCQELGFLSVAHAGEEGPAEYIWEALNLLGVKRIDHGVRCVEDKNLISKLIESKIPLTVCPLSNVKLKVYENMKSHHIKELFDMGVRVTINSDDPAYFGGYILENYNQCMHHLGFTLDEMRQIAKYSIEGSFLSDIEKLNLIYEIDACF from the coding sequence ATGGAAGAACTAATTAAAAAAATACCTAAGGCCGAGTTGCATTTGCACATCGAAGGTACTTTAGAGCCCGAACTTATGTTAAAAATTGCAAAAAGGAATAATATACAATTGCCGTTTTATAATATTAGTGAAGTTAAAAAATTATACGACTTTAATAATTTGCAATCATTTTTAGATATATATTATAAATCCACAAATGTATTGCAAAATAAACAAGACTTTTATGATTTAACTTATTCTTATTTACAGCGCGTTCAACTTGATGGTGTTAGACATGTTGAAATTTTTTTTGATCCCCAATCACACACAAGTAGAGGTATCGCATTTTCAGAGGTAATTGAAGGGATTTACGAAGCATTAGTGCAAGGTAAAAAAGATTTCAATATCAGCTTTTTTTTAATTATGTCTTTTTTAAGGCATTTATCTGAAGAAGATGCTTTGCATACTTTAGAGCAATCCTTACCGTATAAAAATTATATAAAAGCAGTCGGTTTAGATTCTTCTGAGCAAGGGAATCCTCCTTCTAAATTTAAAAATCTTTTTCAAAAATGCCAAGAACTTGGGTTTTTAAGTGTGGCGCACGCTGGTGAGGAGGGGCCTGCCGAATATATTTGGGAAGCCTTAAATTTATTGGGAGTAAAACGCATTGATCACGGTGTGCGCTGTGTGGAAGATAAAAATTTAATTTCTAAACTCATTGAAAGTAAAATTCCTTTAACTGTCTGCCCTTTATCAAATGTAAAATTAAAAGTTTATGAGAATATGAAATCTCATCATATAAAAGAACTTTTCGATATGGGAGTGCGAGTTACTATAAACTCAGATGATCCCGCTTATTTTGGGGGGTATATTTTAGAAAATTACAATCAATGTATGCATCATTTAGGGTTCACACTAGATGAAATGCGACAAATTGCAAAGTATTCTATTGAAGGGTCGTTTTTAAGTGACATTGAAAAATTGAATTTGATTTATGAAATTGATGCTTGTTTTTAA
- a CDS encoding substrate-binding periplasmic protein translates to MKKFLIAILFHFYLTLNIYPTETIKGGCESNYPPYNFYDNDNLIGIDSEIINLVFKKMGVNFAIETYPWQRVLFLLQNEKLDFAWQFVETPERKKEFNLAGPIRIGETVFFVSADSKIKSWKNLSEFNNLVIGTVRGYKYSTEFDNNKNFKREISNDNQNLSLKTIGKRVDISVGDKNSILYILKKTNNLNKIIFLKKPLSLEPRYVAFSKKNVQLSKNFQTTLNQIINKKEYNNIINKYIK, encoded by the coding sequence ATGAAAAAATTTTTAATAGCGATTTTATTTCATTTTTATTTAACTTTAAATATTTATCCAACGGAAACTATAAAAGGGGGATGTGAATCAAATTATCCACCTTATAACTTTTATGATAATGATAATCTCATAGGAATTGACTCAGAAATAATTAATTTGGTATTTAAAAAAATGGGAGTAAATTTTGCTATTGAAACCTACCCATGGCAAAGAGTTCTTTTTTTACTTCAAAATGAAAAACTAGATTTCGCCTGGCAATTTGTAGAAACTCCTGAAAGAAAAAAAGAATTTAATTTAGCTGGACCCATAAGGATAGGTGAAACTGTTTTTTTTGTATCAGCTGACTCTAAAATTAAATCTTGGAAAAATTTATCCGAATTTAATAACTTAGTAATTGGAACCGTTAGAGGTTACAAATACTCCACTGAATTTGATAACAATAAAAATTTTAAAAGAGAAATTTCTAACGATAATCAAAATTTATCATTAAAAACTATAGGAAAAAGAGTAGACATCTCGGTTGGTGATAAAAATTCTATACTTTATATTTTAAAGAAAACAAATAATTTAAATAAAATCATATTTTTAAAAAAACCGCTCAGTCTTGAGCCTAGATATGTCGCTTTTTCAAAGAAAAACGTTCAATTATCTAAAAATTTCCAGACAACATTAAATCAAATTATTAATAAAAAAGAATATAATAATATTATAAATAAGTATATAAAATAA
- a CDS encoding acyltransferase family protein, giving the protein MSENFKINLNNNFHQENNSKYRLDIEGLRGIAVLSVVGFHAFPSLIRGGFIGVDIFFVISGFLISTILFEGLEKNKFSFLDFYSRRIKRIFPALLIVLFFCYVFGWQVLFSDEYKQLGKHILGGTSFSSNFLLWNESGYFDNSSDTKPLLHLWSLAIEEQFYLIWPLLLWLAHKLKIHFLLIIIIIFILSFSYNIFEINNDPVGTFYSPLTRIWELLIGALLAWAKLKNKTQNIQSFIGFAFIIIGFIVINEKNFPGWWALLPTIGTAFLISAGDKAWINRYALSNEILRWFGTISYPLYLWHWPLLSFLYIAQSGAPSPILRIIAVFMSIFLSWLTYKYIEIPIRFGNKERLKPIILSTLMLLIGIIGLNTFIRDGLQSRSIVKYSQDSGEEGNDEKKSINQCGISNETEKKVFAHCLSDSRETPKYALLGDSKAAALYGGLVRTSLEKGRWLFIGGSAKSITAPVPILTDNEIYKKYQIPSQIALRAISENKNIKDVVLVIAVRAIFQLDAYSVDNSPNNNYDTAYDGLNKAIDILLHSGKNIVILIDNPTLADPKNCIKRITKFHIMNNYITNKSNPDCEISIKNHLSLSQKYLSLIHNINLKNPDKIKIFDTLKYMCDFKNGICSSHKNGRLMYSYGDHISDYAAGLIGADLNKFLMTTPPS; this is encoded by the coding sequence ATAAGTGAGAATTTCAAAATTAATTTAAATAATAACTTTCATCAAGAAAACAATTCAAAATATCGACTCGATATTGAAGGCTTACGCGGAATTGCTGTTCTTTCTGTTGTCGGATTTCACGCCTTTCCCAGTTTAATCAGGGGAGGTTTCATCGGTGTTGACATTTTTTTTGTCATTTCAGGATTTTTAATTTCTACTATTCTTTTTGAAGGATTAGAAAAAAATAAATTCAGTTTTTTAGATTTCTACTCGCGACGAATAAAAAGGATTTTTCCCGCATTATTAATTGTTTTATTCTTTTGTTATGTCTTTGGTTGGCAAGTATTATTCAGTGATGAATATAAGCAACTTGGCAAACATATTTTAGGTGGAACAAGTTTTAGTTCAAACTTTTTGCTTTGGAATGAGAGCGGTTATTTTGATAATAGCTCTGATACAAAACCTCTTTTACATTTATGGTCACTTGCAATTGAAGAACAATTTTATTTAATTTGGCCACTATTACTTTGGCTTGCCCATAAATTAAAAATTCATTTTTTATTAATCATAATTATTATTTTTATACTTTCTTTTTCATATAATATTTTTGAAATTAATAATGACCCTGTTGGTACGTTTTATTCTCCCTTGACACGTATTTGGGAGCTCTTAATAGGAGCTTTACTTGCATGGGCAAAATTAAAAAATAAAACTCAAAATATCCAATCCTTCATTGGATTTGCATTTATAATAATTGGTTTCATTGTCATTAATGAAAAAAATTTCCCCGGATGGTGGGCACTGTTGCCAACAATAGGAACTGCATTTCTTATTTCTGCAGGAGATAAAGCTTGGATAAATCGATATGCGCTCTCTAATGAAATATTAAGGTGGTTTGGAACTATCAGTTACCCTTTATATTTATGGCATTGGCCTTTATTGTCGTTTCTTTATATTGCGCAAAGCGGTGCTCCCTCTCCAATTTTACGAATCATCGCCGTATTCATGTCGATATTTCTGTCTTGGCTTACTTATAAATATATTGAAATTCCTATACGATTTGGGAATAAAGAGCGTTTAAAACCTATTATATTATCAACATTAATGCTTCTTATAGGTATTATTGGACTCAATACTTTTATAAGAGACGGCCTGCAATCTAGATCTATTGTAAAATATTCACAAGACTCTGGAGAAGAAGGTAATGATGAGAAAAAATCAATAAATCAATGTGGCATATCAAATGAAACAGAAAAAAAAGTATTTGCTCATTGTTTATCTGACTCCAGAGAAACTCCTAAATATGCTTTGTTAGGCGATAGCAAAGCTGCTGCACTTTATGGTGGATTGGTGCGAACTTCTTTAGAGAAGGGAAGATGGTTATTTATTGGAGGAAGCGCTAAATCAATTACTGCGCCCGTGCCTATTTTAACCGACAATGAAATTTATAAAAAGTATCAAATTCCTTCACAAATTGCATTAAGAGCAATTTCTGAAAATAAAAATATTAAAGATGTAGTTTTGGTTATTGCAGTAAGAGCTATATTTCAATTAGATGCTTATTCAGTAGATAATTCTCCAAATAATAATTATGATACAGCATACGATGGCTTAAATAAAGCAATTGATATTTTGCTACATTCTGGAAAAAATATTGTTATATTAATAGACAACCCAACTTTAGCAGATCCTAAAAACTGTATTAAAAGAATTACAAAATTTCATATTATGAATAATTATATTACAAATAAATCGAATCCAGACTGTGAAATATCCATTAAAAATCATCTTTCTTTATCCCAAAAATACTTAAGTTTAATACATAATATTAATCTTAAGAATCCTGATAAAATCAAAATATTTGATACCCTAAAATATATGTGTGATTTTAAAAATGGAATATGTTCTTCACATAAAAATGGACGTCTTATGTATAGTTATGGAGATCATATTTCAGATTATGCCGCAGGATTAATTGGTGCTGATTTGAATAAATTTTTAATGACGACACCTCCCTCATAG
- the lipA gene encoding lipoyl synthase: MQVENTANQIIKQKFQSVIEDRDASFARLASLAVEPVYHPKTGRPLKPQWLKVGLTGGDVLYSIKKDLREKKLFTVCEEAKCPNISGCWNTGTATFMIMGDTCTRGCRFCHIKTGNPEGLLDHEEPSKVAESIQTMNLSYAVITMVDRDDLPDGGAAHIARTIIEINKQNPKTRVEILAGDFRGQEESIHKIIHAGRGLDVFAHNIETVRRLSPRVRDARAKYDQSLTVLKKALQLGPKSMLTKSAIMLGLGEEFSEVEESLHDLRSAGVDIVTIGQYLQPTPKHLTVKRFVHPDEFEFWKDVAKKMGFKAVASGPLVRSSYKASELFPEVK; this comes from the coding sequence ATGCAGGTGGAGAATACAGCGAATCAAATCATCAAGCAAAAATTTCAATCCGTAATTGAAGATCGTGACGCGTCTTTTGCACGACTTGCTTCTCTTGCCGTTGAACCTGTGTATCATCCCAAAACAGGTCGCCCCCTTAAACCACAGTGGCTAAAAGTAGGATTAACAGGTGGAGATGTCCTTTACAGCATTAAAAAAGATTTAAGAGAAAAAAAATTATTTACCGTTTGTGAAGAAGCAAAATGCCCTAATATTTCAGGATGCTGGAACACAGGCACGGCTACCTTTATGATCATGGGTGATACCTGTACCAGAGGCTGCCGCTTTTGCCATATTAAAACAGGAAATCCGGAAGGGCTACTCGATCACGAAGAGCCCTCTAAAGTAGCGGAAAGCATTCAGACTATGAACTTGAGCTATGCCGTCATCACAATGGTCGATCGCGATGATCTTCCCGATGGCGGCGCTGCCCATATTGCTAGAACAATTATTGAAATTAACAAACAAAATCCAAAAACTAGGGTAGAAATTTTAGCTGGCGATTTTCGCGGACAAGAAGAAAGCATTCACAAAATCATTCATGCCGGGCGCGGCCTCGATGTCTTTGCTCACAATATAGAAACCGTGCGACGCTTAAGCCCCCGCGTGCGTGACGCACGTGCAAAATATGATCAAAGTTTAACTGTTCTCAAAAAAGCTTTACAACTTGGTCCCAAGAGTATGCTTACGAAAAGCGCTATTATGCTAGGACTTGGTGAGGAGTTTAGCGAAGTTGAAGAATCACTCCACGATTTAAGAAGCGCGGGCGTTGATATCGTAACAATAGGGCAATATCTCCAACCCACTCCAAAACATTTAACCGTAAAACGCTTTGTACATCCCGATGAATTTGAGTTTTGGAAAGATGTGGCAAAAAAAATGGGCTTTAAAGCCGTTGCATCGGGTCCTTTAGTGAGAAGTTCTTATAAAGCTTCGGAATTATTTCCTGAGGTGAAGTAA
- a CDS encoding phosphate signaling complex PhoU family protein yields MSRISSLEVQLSNVKSLLRTMCDAVNTGLLTLIQHFEHPNQDRLIKIVVLDSEIDNLERAIDTLILQILATQQPLGYELRLAYACAKIAHHIERIGDAVESLARQLVNGDIPEQKEIFLEMLNYSKDLFERSYGAMFEGDLTLIQEIHILDDKVDFKQRELNHIAKNILKKGTKSNIDNALRIISMSSKLEKIADLCCNWAEQIDIAENGMARRKIQKRKYRLVFLDDVGGMLASLAASILYQNVKDIVDLSVVATQPIKSNNILNFTNFLSEYEITPQIFPIARITSMNWNKALMLIILGNFELPKEELEVVPYKTVQIRWPEINFDPDEIENNPTKFKEFVNVLTVRTNHLAQIIARTQEQSE; encoded by the coding sequence ATGTCCCGAATTTCTAGCTTAGAAGTGCAGTTAAGCAATGTAAAATCTTTATTAAGGACAATGTGTGATGCGGTCAACACGGGGTTGTTAACTCTCATTCAACATTTTGAACATCCCAATCAAGATCGTTTGATAAAAATCGTAGTACTTGATTCTGAAATTGATAATTTAGAAAGAGCAATTGACACCTTAATACTACAAATTTTAGCGACTCAGCAACCATTGGGGTATGAATTGCGACTTGCTTATGCTTGCGCAAAAATTGCCCATCATATTGAGCGCATTGGAGACGCTGTAGAAAGTTTAGCAAGGCAACTTGTGAATGGTGATATTCCAGAACAAAAAGAAATATTCCTTGAAATGCTAAATTATTCAAAAGATTTATTTGAACGTTCGTATGGAGCCATGTTTGAAGGTGATTTAACTTTAATTCAAGAGATTCATATATTAGATGACAAAGTCGATTTTAAACAAAGAGAGCTCAATCACATTGCAAAAAATATTTTAAAAAAAGGAACAAAAAGTAACATAGATAATGCTTTGCGCATTATTAGTATGAGTTCTAAATTGGAAAAAATTGCAGATTTATGTTGCAACTGGGCCGAACAAATTGATATTGCTGAAAATGGAATGGCGCGGAGAAAAATTCAAAAGCGAAAATATAGACTTGTTTTTTTAGATGATGTGGGAGGAATGCTTGCCAGTCTTGCCGCTTCTATTCTTTATCAAAATGTGAAAGATATTGTCGATCTTTCAGTTGTTGCAACTCAGCCAATTAAATCAAATAACATATTAAATTTTACGAACTTCCTATCTGAGTATGAAATTACCCCGCAAATTTTTCCTATTGCACGAATCACGTCCATGAATTGGAATAAAGCGCTTATGTTAATTATACTAGGAAATTTTGAGCTACCAAAAGAAGAACTTGAAGTTGTGCCTTATAAAACAGTGCAAATCAGATGGCCAGAAATTAATTTTGATCCCGATGAAATTGAAAATAATCCTACAAAATTTAAGGAGTTTGTTAACGTTCTTACTGTCAGGACAAATCATCTTGCGCAAATAATTGCACGAACTCAAGAACAAAGTGAATAA